From Panthera tigris isolate Pti1 chromosome B4, P.tigris_Pti1_mat1.1, whole genome shotgun sequence:
CTGGACCAAGCTGGCCAAGTGGCCTGCAAGCCAGGTGCCGGCTCAGGGCCAGACCGTGTCAGTGAGAATCAGCTAGGTTTAACCAACTCAAGATGTAGAGTGGCCGGAAGGGGCTCACCTCCAGTAAGGGGCATGGACCCTCCAGGGGGCCTCAGGCTCCCCACAGCCCTCTCCCCTGTGCTCGGGAGCCTCCAGGTGGCTGGGGCCCAAGTGCTCCCTCCCCCATGGCTCCCACTGGTATGGACATTAAGCTTGGCATTCAGCCCTGACTACCCTCTCCAGCCACCTCTCCCTGGCTCCCAGGACACTTGCCCGCCAGCTCTCAGGAGCAGTCCTTTGCTCTTGCACACGCTGTGCCCTCTGCCCGTACCGCCGTCTGTCCAGTCAATGACCAATGCTTCCACCATCCGTGCCTCTCAGAGCCAAGCTGGGGCTCCTTTATTCTCAGGGATGGGAGCCACAGAAAAGGCTTTATATTTACACGAGGAACCCTGGCCCTAAGGCCCCAAGGACAGAACCACTGGCCTCACCCAGCGGGCCCCTTCTTAGCCCTGCAGGCTCCAAGGCCCCAGTCCAGTTTGGGCAGGCATGAGGGCAGGCACGGCCGGCGCCTCTCCTCCCCCACGGTATGGGCCCCGGGAACCGGCCCACGGCGGCCTCCAGGCAGATGAGGGCGCCCCGGAGATTGCGATGATTCGGGAGAACCAGCGGCTGTCTTCACACGGTGACCTCAGCTTTGCTGTTGGTGCTCAGGTGCCGGGGCCCGCGGCCTGCACTGCCGTAAAGTCCAGGGGGCTGCGGGCCGAAGGCCTCGGGCGGCTTCTCCACGCTGAACTGGCGCCGGGGCGCGTGGCCGGGCCGCCGGGGTGCGGGGGAGGCCTGAGCCGCCAGGTGGCCGCGGGGGGCGGGCCGGGCCAGGCGGCCGGCGATCCAGGCCTTGTAGTGGCCCGAAGGAGCAAGGCCGGCGGGGGGCGCGTAGCCCGGCGGGGCCCAGGGGCAGGCGTCGAGCAGCGCCGGCAAGTCCTCGCGGGGCCGCTGGGGCCGCGCCGGGACGGTCAGCGGGGCAGGTTCGGTCGCGGGGAACCGCTGGTAGAAGTCCGGCGGGGTGGCTTCTGCGGGGATAGTGGGGACGAGCCAGGGGGCGAGGTCAGGGCCGGGGGGCGGGGTCCCAGCGGCcccggggcggggcagggagaagCCACGCCTCAGGGGCGGGGCCTAGCCCTCTCTTGGGTGGGACAGGGAAAGTCAGGCCTCGCGGGCGGGACAGGCCCGGGACCCGCCTTGGGAGACGCGGGTTTTCACGCCCCGGGCTCGGTGGGGTACAGCCTGGTGGCCCGGCGAGGGTGCGCGACACGGCCGAGGCGCGGGAGCCGACTGGCTGCGTAGGCCCGATACAATATTTGGCTGGAGCGCTGACCCGCAAGGCTGGCAACTGTGGAACTCGAACCAGGACCCAAGCCTTGTCATCTAGGAGCTTGGATACCCGGGGCGCCCGGCGCTCCCGCACAGACCCGGCCACTCACCTGCGGCCTTGAGCGCGGCTGCCTTGAGGGTGGCGTACTTGGCGTAGTCCCTCTGCAGCGTCATGCTGCCGCCGTCCTGCAGCCTGGGGCCACGCAGGGGTCCTGGTGTCGCTGACCCCAGGGGCACGTTGTTGGGGCGTTTCTTGTCtggagcggggagggggaagaggagaccCGGCCTGCTGACAGGAGGACATTCTCCACCTGCACGACCACCTCTTCGCGGCCCCCTCCCCAGTGCGAACTTGGGGGATGGTTACTTGGGCGGGACTGAGAGCCAAACCTAACCTGATGGCAGAATCGCCAACGCCTGGAAAAGGGCCTGGCTCAGAATAACGCGATTAATAGCAGccagccctggggcgcctgggtggctcagtcgattgagcctctgacttcagctcaggtcatgatctcacacctcgtgagttcgagtcccgcatcgggctctgtgctgacggctgggagcctggagcctgcttcggattctgtgtctccctctctctctgcccctaacctgctcacagtctgtctctgtctctctcaaaaataaataaacatttaaaaattaaaaaaaaaaaaaaatagcagccaGCCCTGAGTGGGTGCTAGCCTGATGGATGACTCCTCAGCATGTTCAGCTTGGGCCAGGCATCGGGTCCCAGGACCTGCTTCTCAGGAGATGGAGTTAACGTCTGAAAATTAGAACCCATACAGGGGAGGGGAGCGGGATTGCCGCCTCACCGGCTAGAGCCCAAGAGGGAAGCTCCAGCCTGGAGGAAAAGGCCCACAGGCGTCCACAGGCTGGTGCGAAGCTGACCCCGGGGCACTGAGCCAAGGCCTAGAACCACAGCCTGATTCCAGATCCCTGAATCTGGAAGCTTCCTCACAGAGTCCCCTTGACCGGAAGCTGCTGGACACCTCAGAGGGTCACCCTCCACCAAGGGGAGCTGACCGGCTTGCCCAGCCCCGACTCACACGCCTGCAGAGGCAGGCAGCTCGTTCCAATTGTGAAAGAGCTAAGAGCCTCTTACCCCTCAACacaccccttcctctgctcccaggCCTGTGCTGTGGATCGACATATGCTGGCCCACCAGCTTGCACACCTGTGTTCTTGGGGGAGCCCCTGGGGAGGCCATCCCCCATCTGCACCTGGACACAGCTACCCAGAGGTGGGCCCAGAGGTGGAGGCAGCGGCTCCTGGGGGTCCGGCTGCTTCAGAAGTTCTGTCAGTGTCCTGTGGGGGAAGAGTGATGAGAGGCAGTCCCCCCAACCTCCTGCTTCCCCACTGGCCAGGCCTTGGCCTACCCAAGGCCAGCCCTCCCACCACTGTCACCCTTTCAACCCATCTGGCCCCCCTTCTTCCCTGTGATTGTTCTCACACATCTAGTCTCCACTGTCAGGCATGACCTGTGGCCCCAACACATGGCCACTTCCAGAGCAGGTGAGGAAACTCTAATGGGGTCACATGTCACCAGGGCTACCTTATTTTCCAAAGACTCCCCCGCTCCCACAGTCCATTCTCCAAGACACTCCGAGTGGAGCCTCCTCTCCCAACGAAAGCTCTTCAAGTGCACCAGCCTCCTGGACTTTGCTTGCACTGCTCCCTGGGCCAACAATCTTTTCCTCCATCTCGTTCTGCAAAACTCCTACTTATTCTTCAAACCCCACCGGAATccctcctcttccaggaagccttcctgatcTGCTTAACCTAATTCCCTTCCTGCAGCAGGGGCTTCTGCCGAGTCCCCGGGACAAAGCTGTCACACAGGCACGGAGGGGAGAACAGACgtaaggggagggaggagccaggagAGCCCAGGGTGGAAGCCTAGCGCCAAagactatgtgaccttgggcagccaCCTGCCTGGTACCAGGacacccagccccacccagctGTGACAGCGTCTGACTGAGCCTTCCCTGCAGACAGCCAGACACAGCCTTCAGGCCAGCTGCCTTTGGTGCCCAGAATCCACGATTTTCTTCTGGCTCACTCTGACCTTCCCACCtcggcggggcggggtgggggagaccgAGGTGCTGAGGACTCAGATGGCTGATTCGTGAAGAAGCACACGAGAGGTGCGACACCTAGGGTAGGTACTGTTTGGCTGAAAGCCTCCTAGTCCTGCCCACTCCTCAGCTGCCCACCCGTGTGGCCTCATCTCTGTGCAAGCCCGCACCTGCCAGCTCTCCCAAACACCTGAGTAATTTTCATGCCTCTGGGCCTCAGCACAAGCTTTCTCTAGGGACAGACTCCAACTCCCTTCTAAGCCCTCTGAGCTGGAGGGGCGCTGACCGTCGACCTCAACACGGCAGAATTAAGGGTGAGACTTGGGGAGAGGGCGGGGGTTCAGCACATGCCCACACATGAGCTCAAGTTGGGCTTCAGGTCTccccagaggagaaaaaagagggcATATGggagctgaagcccagagagaggaagggactggCCTAGGCCACACAGCACATCGGGAGTGGGCCAGCTCTTCCTAAAGCATCACCAGACCTGCTTCACTGTCCCCTGTGGATGAAGTGGGTTCTAGGTGGACACATCAGCTAGACTGCCCAAGCCACCGCTCTACACCGCCACGGCCCTCAGCTCCTGCTGCCCCGTTGTAATCAAGGACATGCCCTGTCTTCTCCTCCTGGCCCTGCATGAGGGACTCCAAACTCAGGGCCTGCCCCCGTAGCATCCAGAAGCCAGGATGAGAGCCTCCACATCGCCCGAGGCAGCACAGTAGCTGAGGCCAGcaccccccagctctgccctaCAGCTGTCTACTAGGGGGTGGGCTAGGTGGTCTGGGAGACAGAGGTGCTGCGGAGTGCCTAGGAAGCCCTCATCCCCTGCCCCTCAAGTCTATGAGGTGGGAAGCACCCAGGCCTGGGGGCTTCTATTGTCACCTCTAAATACCAGCCTGTCGCGTATCCAAAAGGAGCCCAGATCTGGGTAGGTGAGGCGGGCACAGGCCCCAAGAcatgggggtggctggggggatgtgagtgtgtgagtgtgtgggtgtCGGTGAGAGTTTCAGGGtgaggacacagaatcccagaGTCCCCATTCTAGCTGAGAAAGGGAACCCGGGTCCTATAGACCCCCGCTTCACACAAAGCTCAGACTCAGCCAACACCCGTCCTGGCCTCAGCGGCAACAAATCTGTGTCCCCCACGTTTCAGGCCTCTTTCTACACAGGGAGAGACCCTGACGcttgcctgggggggggggggggggagtggttaCTGAGTAGCGCAGATTGGAGAGGCCTTCTCCCCAGGGAAAGAAGGTCAGGCCTGAGTCACAGctatgggggtggggatgggggtggggatgggagggaagtGGAAGGAGAGGCGAAAAAGTGGAGAAAGAAGCAAGAGGAGGGAGACCCAAGAGAGCTACAGAAAATGCCCCATCCTTCCCTTTCCTACTCTGGGGACCTATGCTATGGCCCCCACCCGGTACTAGTGGGACTCAGGCCCCAGACCCCCTTTCTTGGGTGCGGTTTTTGTGCGCCCTCTGTCCGGGGCGACCAgtccagaggaggagggagccgCGGGAGAGGGCGGCTCCGCACCCAGCTCCCTCCGGAAGGTCAAGGGGAGACGGTATCAGCTGTCTCCCTCCACgaagtggggcgggggaggggagggggcggcggaTGGGGGGAGAATAACAGACCTAGAGACTGAGAGCGGAAGTAAAAACCAGGAGGAGGGTGCCGCTGAGAGGACCAGAATTTACAGACGGGCGGGAAGGATGAAGGCTGGCGAGGGGGCGCCCACCCTTCGGGAAGGACGGTCCAGGAGGGGCGGGCGGGGCCCCGGGCCCCGGCTGGCGCGCGCTCACCTGGTGACGGTGCGCCGCGCGCGCGGGCTGTGCGCCCTCTCCAGGCCCAGGCGCGCCCCGATGCCGGCCAGCACGAGCAGCGCGGCGACGCCGCACACCGCGTAGACGGCCGTGTGGCTGCGCTCGCGGCCCGGGTCCCGGGGCGCGGCGGCGTCGCGGGCACGCGCGGGTGGCCGGCCCGTCTGCACCCAGGCCGGCGTGTCGTAGTTGGAGCAGCGGCTCTGGTCCAGGCGCCGGGGTCCGTCGTGGCAGCAGAAGCGGTAGCCGCACGTGCCGCAGCAGAAGCTGTAGGCGCCCGAGCTGCAGTTGAAGGGCGGGTCCCACTGGCCCATCACGTCGTAGTAGCCCCGGCAGCGGTCGCCCCCGGCCGGGGCCGCCGTGCCGGGCGCCGCGGGCTCCTGCGCCTCGGGGGCGCCCGCGCGGCCCGACGGCGGCCGCGCCAGCAGCAGCGCCAGCCCGAGCGCGAGCCGGAGCCCCGGCCGGCCGCCGCCGCGCAGCCCCCGCGCCCCGGCCCGCTCCATCGGGCCCGCGCCTTCGGCTACAGCGCCCGGCCCATGGCGGCGCGCCGCGGCTCCCTCCCGCCGGGCCTCCGGGCCAGCTCCTCCGCGCCCTCAGGGGCCGCGCTGGCCCCGCCGCCCGGGCGCTGGCTCCGCCGGGCGCCTCCCCGGCCGTCACCTTCCTCCTCGGACCCCGGAGCCGGGCGGGCTGGGCCGGGAGCTCGCCGGGCCGCACCTCCAGTGGGCGCGTCCTCCGCCGACACTCACTTCGGACCCGAGCCGGCAGTCCTCGCCCCGGGCCGCCCCCCGGGCCGGGCAGCGAGTCCTCCCTCGCCCGCGCGCGGCCCCCGGCCTCTCCCGCGCCTGGCGGGTGTGCGTGGCCCGGGcccggcgggggcggcgggccgCCCGACTCCGCTGCCTTCCCGCCGCCCGCTCCGCGCTGCCCGCGCTCTGGCTGCGGCTCGGGCTCCGCGCGGGctcgggcgggcgggcgggggagggagggagcgagggaaggagggcgggcgggcgggaggcAGAGCCGGGGGAGGAGCGCGGCCGccgccaggggagggagggggcgcggCGGGGCCCCGCACAGCCCGGGCGCCCGGCCGGGGACCCTCCCCGAAGGCGTCCCCGAAACATTCCTCGGAACTAGGAGCCCCAGACCCTTCAGTTTATGACTCTCGGGACTGTTACTTCGGACACAGGCCCGCGTGAACGCGCCTCTGTTTCACAGGTGCGGGGACTTAGGGGACAGAGAGGCCCCCGGAGGGTCGTTGCCGCCCCCGCcgctcttcctccttcccattcTTGCTGTCAGTTCTGACCGAGACCGAAGGGTGACATGTGGCAGGCCCTTGGCCCTCTCTGCGCCTCGATGTTCCCGCctctcaaatgggaagaaaatccCGAGCGGAGCCGCTGCAGAAGGACAAGTGCCGCCTACGTGCCGCCTGGGGCACCGCCTTAGCCCCGGGGCGCGCCCCCTGGCCCCAGAACCTCTTGGACCCTGGGTTGGGGTCCTGGGGTGTCCCCGCTTCTATGGCGATGGGCATGGCCTGGTCCGCGTTCTCCCAGGAGCTCTTCGCTACCCTAGGTGTGAGGGAGAGAAGATTGGGCTGGACTTGGACCCAGAAGAGGGGGCGGGACCGGGTCAGGGGGCGGGGCCATCGGCCggccctccgccccgccccccgaaGGCCGCTCCGGTCCTCTGGCCTGCGcgggggaagggggtggaaggAGGTCCGGAGCTTGGACCTATCACGGAGCCGTCCCTTGGCGTTTTCCAAGTTGGGTTTAACTGGAAAATGTGACCGAGCGGTGGCGCcttgcttctctctgcctcagtttctcatcttaACATCAAAACTTTTccggaagtgggggggggggtgcggattCATAATGCGCCTGTTCCAGGAGGCAAGGGTCAATATGGTGCCTCCCACTGTCCGGACGAGATCGTCAGGAGACCGAGGGCTGGGCGTCCAGTTCTCCCCGGTGTTCCCACACAGCACCgtgtctgctgaatgaatgaatgaagtgactTCAGTCTTTagtttttgtaaaatgaagaattcGGGCTCCTAGGGTTCTCCTGCTCCCCTTTGCATCAAGTCTTAACTCAGCGACTGGGATCAGCTTATAAAAGTGGAGGaagtggagggaggaagagggagaaggattTACATTTAAAGGAGGATCAAGTCCTTGTGTTGCGGAGATGAGGGGCTGACAGGCTAATTTCAGGTATTAGTGGCTGAGATGCCGTCCGGCTCAGGGGCATTCCTTGCGCCCTGTCCAGAGACAGcctgctccctcccccttcaGCCACAACACACACTCTTCTGATCCAGGTGGGAAGACCCTACCCCCTTAGAAGACTATGTTACAGTTTTAGAGACAAAATAGAtaagcaaaggaatgaaatgaaattgcCTTAATCCCATCACCAGGGGCACTAAAATATGCCCCATTTTACATACTGTCTTTCAGTGACTGGTCTTTAGTTTACTTTCTGCTGTCAAACTTTCCGTTTGTTATTCAGCTTAGAACTTGTCGCTATATTTTCTGGTGCAGACTTCCCTGCTTCCTCTGGGAGTGGTAGTCCTAGAAATGCACAAACTGTCAGATTTGtatcagcgcccccccccccccactgctaaGCTGCCCTCTGGGTCACTGGGGCTTTGGGGTGACtgcttcttcccccttccccgcccTGTTGCTGGGCACTAGGTTTAAAGAGGTTTGTCTCTGCCCGCCTGGCACTGTGGCCTCTTCCCAGGTAGGATGACCCCACTTGGCCCTGAACTCCTAATGCTCTTCCCTGAGTTatgtcccctccctgggcccccctCTTACCCCACTGTCCTGCATCATCAGGTGCTCCACTGACCTTCCACCCCACGTTGATTGCCATCTCCATTTGTCCAGTGAAGGAGCTGGATGCTGGattccatttcccccacccccaccccaggactgATGTCCAACCTCCAGCTCCTCCCCACACCCATGGCTTCTTCTCTATCCAAGTCTGGTTCAGTGGTCAGCCAGCAACCATAGGTGCCTACATCTACTGGACCCATGTCAGGCACTTAATGCCCTCTTCATATGAACATACAgccttgggggcggggagggggaacaGGAGAAGAAGACAAATGCAGAGACAGACCACAGCTGACTGGTTGAGTCCTGGGATCTGGCCATTCATTTGCATGGCACTGCCTCTCAGGTGCCCGCACATTTGCTGGGCGAGGGGATCTAGAAATGGAGCAGCTCAGCTGAAGACTGACCCCTTTGCCCAGGCGGTCCTCCCTGGACGCTGGGGTCTCTCTCCACAGCACAGCACCAGGGCACCTGCctcttgtttcctctgcctgccccccccccaccaagcctGTGTCACCAAAAATCGCCCATTGATCCAGGCTTAAAATAACCCCTGGCATCTGCAGCGAGCCCCACGGGGCGGGCAGAGGAGCCGTGTGTCTCTGTGCCTGAAGGgcacccgccccgcccccagctctgAGTTCTGGCAGCTTGAGTGTGAGGGTGTCTAAATGTGCTCGCGAATGTGAGCCAGAGTGCATGTCTGGTGCGAGCATGATTACGAGGGCCTTCCTTCCACCATGGGCATGTATCATGAGTGAGTACACACGTGTGTTAGTGTGGATGCCCCTGTGCACACATGTTCTTCCTACGCTGCTGAGCCCTTGCCTGGTGCCCGGCTCTGGCTGTGCAAGGCTCAAGGTCTTGAGAGGTCACGGACATTAGGGAAAGCCTGGGATGGCCCTCGGTGTCTCCATTTTAGATTGTGGGTCAGTGACCAGTCTGCCCAGTGGTGGGCCAGGGAATTGGAATCTCCTAGAGACAAACccgagacccagagaggggaaaTGATTTGCTGTGACTGGCACACGGCCAGGAAGGGCCAGGGTCTGGCTTGGAACCTTCGCTGTGAGGTCCAAACCTACTGTCTGGCCAGTTTAGTATAAAAAGAGAGAGCAGCTGGAGgaccccagcccagagcccagggaagTGCTCCTACACCCTGATAACACACTCAGTGTGCCCTGACTCTTACAGGATCCCCCGGGCCTTCCACACgctgttctctcttcctggaatgcctttccaGCCCCTCACACAGACAGCGCCTATTTATCCTTCATTCTGGGGTAATGTGGGTTGGAATTCCTGCTCTAATATGGCCATTCAAcctttctaggcctcagttttctcatctgcaagatGGGCTGCTAGCACCTCTTCAGCAGGGCTGCAGGGAGAAGCCAAATGGGCCCCAGATGGAGAACCACCGGGTCCATGCAGTCGGGTGGGGGCTCCCACTGCCGCCATGCTGAGATGACGATTGCCACTCTGGGCGCCATCCACGAGCCTCAAAGGCCACATTCCCAAGCccgttttgttttcatttcttccacgAAGGAGGGTTACCCAAAAAGCAGATTCTAGAGAACTAAGGACTTGCTGCTAACACAGATGCCTATGCCAGTGCCGGGAGGGGGTCGGGAGGGGAGGGCTCCTGGCTCCTTTGTCTCCCCGAGAGGCAGCTCGTGACTCAGGCTCCAGCtgcctgtgggagggagggggcacccAGGCTGAGGTCGCCAGGGAGCGGCATGAGTGGGGGGACAATGGAAGTGGTGCCCGGAGCTGGGGTGTAGCCTCCGGTCCCGCCGCAccttctccctgaccctcccctcccctgcctcggAGTCACGCTCAGGACATCACAGCTGGAATTACCTGAATTACCCGCATTACTCTCCCCCTTCAGGACCCTCCAAAGGCCCCAGTGAACATGCAAATCTGGAGCTGGCCACTAAGGACAGGGCTCAGCGGAGGCCACACAGCGCGTCCACCCACCTGGAACAGGCCCGCCCTGTCCCGCCGGCCTGCCCGGTCCTGGACAGGATTCTGAAGTCGGTTCCtagcccggggtgggggaggcgttTTGCGCTCCTCGACATAGACACTTCGCCCCAAAGTCGGGGCCATGCCCTGCATCCAAGGCCTCTCCTGGCACGGGACACACGTGAGGACGGGAGCCCCGCGTGAGCGTGGAGGTGCGGGGCTTGGAGAGGGCGCTGTGGGTCTCGGTCCCGCCGTTCACCAGGTCCCGCCCTTTCTCCTCGCCCCTCGGCCCGGAGCCCCCTCCTGCTACttgccccggccccgccccttccctacTCCCTTGAGACTCGGGGTCcgtcagcccctcctccctccccgacCCCGCCCTCAGCCGCGCCTCTCGTCCTGGTCCCACCCTCTCCGTCCCGCAGCCCAGCTCCCCGAGCCAGGCGGCCGGCGGTCGAGGTGCCACCTGCTGGGCTGACCGCAGGAGTCGCGGAGAGAGACTTTCACCTGCCCTGGAGTCGCTGCCATCTTCCTAGATCCCAGACTCTCTGCAGCTCAAGGGAAGGAGGAGATGTTCAGAGGCCCTCCGGGCCCCGGGACCCCTGGGGCGTCCCCAGGGCAGCTTCCCCCCTGCAGAGCCCCGGGAAAGAGCTTGGGCTGGGAACGTGGGCATGTGTCTTCCTGGCTCCTCCCTGACCCTTTCTTCGCGTGACCCTGGGCAGTCGTTCCTACCCGGCCCTCACCCTCAGCGCCAGGTCAGGACCAGGCAGCTGGGGAGAGGGCACAGCTTGGAGAGAGGTCAGATTTCAGCCCTGAGTGAGGACGAATGtggcctgagccacccacaaAAGAGCAAATGGGAGTGAGCTCCCACCCTGTGCCAGAGGAGTGCCAGAAGGGTCCCGGAGGCTCTCAGAGGGAACGGGACAGGGAATGGTGAGACGCTAAATGGTGTGGCTGGAGAAGCACCTGGGTTCCCTGAGGATGGGTGCCCTTATGTGCCAAGAAGATTCTGAGCCTC
This genomic window contains:
- the SHISA8 gene encoding protein shisa-8 isoform X1, yielding MERAGARGLRGGGRPGLRLALGLALLLARPPSGRAGAPEAQEPAAPGTAAPAGGDRCRGYYDVMGQWDPPFNCSSGAYSFCCGTCGYRFCCHDGPRRLDQSRCSNYDTPAWVQTGRPPARARDAAAPRDPGRERSHTAVYAVCGVAALLVLAGIGARLGLERAHSPRARRTVTRTLTELLKQPDPQEPLPPPLGPPLGSCVQVQMGDGLPRGSPKNTGVQAGGPAYVDPQHRPGSRGRGVLRDKKRPNNVPLGSATPGPLRGPRLQDGGSMTLQRDYAKYATLKAAALKAAEATPPDFYQRFPATEPAPLTVPARPQRPREDLPALLDACPWAPPGYAPPAGLAPSGHYKAWIAGRLARPAPRGHLAAQASPAPRRPGHAPRRQFSVEKPPEAFGPQPPGLYGSAGRGPRHLSTNSKAEVTV
- the SHISA8 gene encoding protein shisa-8 isoform X2, which produces MERAGARGLRGGGRPGLRLALGLALLLARPPSGRAGAPEAQEPAAPGTAAPAGGDRCRGYYDVMGQWDPPFNCSSGAYSFCCGTCGYRFCCHDGPRRLDQSRCSNYDTPAWVQTGRPPARARDAAAPRDPGRERSHTAVYAVCGVAALLVLAGIGARLGLERAHSPRARRTVTRTLTELLKQPDPQEPLPPPLGPPLGSCVQVQMGDGLPRGSPKNTDKKRPNNVPLGSATPGPLRGPRLQDGGSMTLQRDYAKYATLKAAALKAAEATPPDFYQRFPATEPAPLTVPARPQRPREDLPALLDACPWAPPGYAPPAGLAPSGHYKAWIAGRLARPAPRGHLAAQASPAPRRPGHAPRRQFSVEKPPEAFGPQPPGLYGSAGRGPRHLSTNSKAEVTV